The following proteins are encoded in a genomic region of Enterocloster clostridioformis:
- a CDS encoding nucleotidyltransferase domain-containing protein, with amino-acid sequence MIKIETVTKADLLKVLDLMETFGMRYWLDGGWGVDVLLGKQTREHRDVDINFDARYTDALLRTLVSHGYEITTDWRPVRIELCHPELSYVDIHPFVINEDGTAKQADLEGGWYEFEADYFGSAVFEGRTIPCISAKGQKIFHTGYEFREVDKHDIRIIDYLLSAQSSDRDETGGAVCRAKK; translated from the coding sequence ATGATAAAAATAGAGACAGTAACAAAGGCAGATTTATTGAAAGTATTGGACCTGATGGAGACATTTGGCATGCGGTACTGGCTGGACGGCGGCTGGGGTGTGGATGTGCTGCTTGGGAAACAGACCAGGGAGCACAGGGACGTGGATATTAACTTTGATGCCCGGTATACAGACGCTTTGCTCCGCACATTGGTTTCCCATGGGTATGAAATTACGACGGACTGGCGCCCGGTGCGGATTGAACTCTGCCACCCGGAGCTGAGTTATGTGGATATCCATCCATTTGTAATCAACGAGGATGGAACTGCAAAGCAGGCGGACCTGGAAGGCGGATGGTATGAATTTGAGGCGGATTATTTTGGAAGCGCGGTCTTTGAGGGCAGGACCATACCGTGTATCTCGGCAAAGGGGCAGAAGATATTCCATACAGGATATGAATTCAGGGAAGTGGATAAGCATGATATCCGCATTATCGACTATTTGCTCTCTGCCCAAAGCAGTGACAGGGATGAGACAGGGGGAGCTGTATGCCGGGC
- a CDS encoding DUF255 domain-containing protein, with protein MDNQNNRPNRLINEKSPYLLQHAYNPVQWFPWGEEAFEKARHENKPVFLSIGYS; from the coding sequence GTGGACAATCAAAACAACAGACCCAATAGGTTAATCAATGAAAAATCGCCCTATCTGCTGCAGCATGCATATAATCCGGTGCAGTGGTTTCCGTGGGGAGAGGAGGCATTTGAGAAAGCAAGGCATGAAAATAAGCCTGTTTTCTTATCTATTGGGTACAGCTGA
- a CDS encoding ABC transporter substrate-binding protein, translated as MKKRWGQCALAALLAVAVTTGCAMPAIQTDEKKEKSSVRNSGTAGEVGDKVVSADQNTDGKVTIRIVDWSDGSAPQRKEFHKKYMEVHPDINIEYTQLTVDQFKNTIVTMIKSGDGPDLFPIPVGMTLDTALQEDWFQPINDYVMDNFAEKFDPKSFSEGVTHKGNQWYTITELMPTIQCLFFYNKDVLSAAGVDKIPETYSEFREACKKITKYGNGNVYGLIDGGKQINRLDVLTRSMAAAAGGKIAATQKVLTDQGMAPYDTDAVKGVMQLFAQLEDDGSIHPDTVNISAPEARELFAQGQAGFLCQGMWCISQWGINDPDLNYGVMAVPVPDGVKDTYVQQGELSPWMGLYSQSKHPQEAVDYLMALYSEEFGYQSSCVEDGVFVSVIPEINEQYMTNAIMKDYYTIANATAKIVPTIAKRAEKANAFYSEVKDVQPSLGAIMQGVLSRSITDYDSALRKLAEDTTTEWKRACEAVGMDYRELEFDNWNLEEDYTDADYEALK; from the coding sequence ATGAAGAAGAGATGGGGGCAATGCGCTTTAGCAGCACTTTTGGCAGTAGCGGTCACTACAGGCTGTGCAATGCCTGCAATTCAGACGGATGAGAAGAAAGAAAAATCATCAGTGCGTAATTCGGGGACGGCAGGAGAAGTAGGTGATAAGGTAGTTTCAGCGGATCAGAATACGGATGGAAAAGTTACGATTCGCATTGTGGATTGGAGTGACGGATCTGCTCCGCAGAGAAAAGAATTTCATAAAAAGTATATGGAAGTTCATCCAGATATCAATATTGAGTATACACAGTTGACGGTAGATCAATTCAAGAATACGATTGTGACTATGATTAAATCTGGAGATGGTCCTGATCTTTTCCCGATTCCGGTGGGAATGACTTTGGATACAGCGCTTCAGGAGGATTGGTTTCAGCCGATTAATGATTATGTAATGGATAATTTTGCGGAAAAGTTCGATCCGAAATCGTTCAGTGAAGGTGTAACACATAAAGGAAATCAGTGGTATACGATTACGGAGCTTATGCCTACAATCCAGTGCCTGTTTTTCTATAATAAAGATGTGCTTAGCGCAGCGGGAGTAGATAAAATTCCGGAAACATATTCAGAATTTCGCGAAGCATGCAAAAAAATTACTAAATATGGAAATGGAAATGTTTACGGTTTGATTGATGGTGGAAAACAGATAAACCGTTTGGATGTTTTGACCAGATCAATGGCAGCAGCGGCAGGTGGCAAGATTGCGGCTACTCAGAAAGTATTGACGGATCAAGGAATGGCCCCATATGATACGGATGCGGTAAAAGGTGTAATGCAGTTATTTGCTCAGCTTGAAGATGACGGAAGCATTCATCCGGATACTGTAAATATCAGCGCACCGGAAGCGAGGGAACTGTTTGCTCAAGGACAGGCAGGATTCCTTTGCCAAGGAATGTGGTGCATTTCTCAATGGGGGATTAATGATCCGGATTTGAATTATGGAGTAATGGCTGTTCCGGTTCCTGATGGTGTGAAAGACACGTATGTGCAGCAGGGAGAGCTTTCCCCGTGGATGGGACTTTATAGCCAGTCCAAACATCCGCAGGAAGCGGTGGATTATCTGATGGCTCTTTATAGTGAGGAGTTTGGATATCAGTCCAGTTGCGTAGAGGATGGTGTGTTTGTATCAGTTATTCCTGAAATTAATGAACAGTATATGACAAACGCTATTATGAAGGACTACTATACGATTGCAAATGCAACAGCAAAGATAGTTCCGACAATAGCAAAGAGAGCTGAAAAGGCAAACGCATTTTATTCAGAAGTAAAAGATGTTCAGCCGAGCCTAGGGGCAATTATGCAGGGCGTGCTGAGTCGGAGCATTACAGATTATGATAGTGCACTGCGGAAACTTGCGGAAGATACTACGACAGAATGGAAGCGTGCGTGTGAAGCAGTGGGAATGGATTATAGAGAGTTGGAATTTGATAATTGGAATCTGGAAGAAGATTATACGGACGCTGATTATGAAGCATTAAAATAA
- a CDS encoding carbohydrate ABC transporter permease: MSWVKKGINHLVLLAIGLIWVYPFLWMISASFKSQNEFFNNRLGLIPQAPTLDNIKRIWVKANFGSYFLNTVVVTCFAVVLVLIITMLAGYAMGRYKFVGRNLMMGIFVGSIAIPLVSTIIPTYEVVKGMHLTGTKTGLVLAQAGGAHVIFLMLFTSFFASIPMELEEAAKIDGCSFFRIFFNIMMPLCKPIATTVVIMETIWTWNAFMLPLVLTLNNPASRTLAVGLYAFKGENTVDWTGIAAGGTIAVIPVIILFIILQRHFVEGIAGAVKS, encoded by the coding sequence ATGAGTTGGGTAAAAAAAGGAATAAACCATTTGGTATTGCTGGCAATCGGGTTGATTTGGGTCTATCCGTTTCTTTGGATGATTTCCGCATCATTTAAGAGTCAGAACGAGTTTTTTAATAATCGTTTAGGCTTGATTCCACAAGCACCGACATTGGATAATATTAAACGTATTTGGGTAAAAGCTAATTTTGGCAGTTATTTTTTGAATACGGTAGTTGTGACGTGCTTTGCTGTAGTGTTGGTTCTGATTATTACGATGCTTGCCGGTTATGCAATGGGGCGTTATAAATTTGTGGGAAGAAACTTGATGATGGGAATTTTTGTGGGCAGCATTGCAATCCCGTTGGTCAGTACCATTATTCCCACATATGAAGTGGTAAAGGGTATGCATCTGACGGGAACCAAAACAGGTTTGGTTCTTGCACAGGCCGGTGGAGCGCATGTGATTTTCTTAATGCTGTTTACAAGCTTTTTTGCCTCTATTCCAATGGAATTGGAAGAAGCAGCTAAAATTGATGGATGCAGTTTCTTCAGAATTTTCTTTAATATTATGATGCCTTTGTGCAAACCGATTGCAACGACTGTAGTAATTATGGAGACGATTTGGACTTGGAATGCATTTATGCTTCCGTTGGTATTGACTTTAAACAATCCTGCTTCGAGAACACTGGCGGTTGGACTTTATGCATTTAAAGGCGAAAATACTGTAGATTGGACTGGAATTGCAGCGGGCGGTACGATTGCGGTTATTCCCGTTATCATTCTGTTCATCATCCTTCAACGCCATTTCGTGGAAGGAATTGCAGGTGCAGTAAAGAGTTGA
- a CDS encoding thioredoxin domain-containing protein, whose amino-acid sequence MERESFENEVIAEILNREYVCVKVDREERPDVDSVYMSVCQAMNGQGGWPLTIIMTPDCRPFFSGTYFPPRALYGRPGLEELLTAAADQWKAKKDKLLDQAGQIEKYLRSQEQTGRWAEPELAAVHQAFRQFADSFDRKNGGFGSAPKFPTPHSLIFLMEYGARQKRPEALAMAETTLVQMYRGGIFDHIGGGFSRYSTDGQWLVPHFEKMLYDNSLLVMAYIKAYGRTGRKMYGCVAGKILEYVRQELTDSQGGFYCGQDADSDGVEGKYYVFTQEEIRAVLGEKAGRDFCRQYGITRHGNFEGRSIPNLLENENYEEICEEPWGGDDHGGNVCHGVRNSFGGRKNEDCKKLYQYRLDRARLHKDDKILVSWNGWMICACAMAGAVLGEKRYVDMAVRAEAFINSRLVKDGRLMVRYRDGDAAGEGKLDDYACYSLALLELYRVTFQADYLKRAAAWAEIMTEQFFDRERGGFYLYAEDGEQLIVRTKETYDGAMPSGNSVAAQVLHRLTQITGEVKWQKVLEKQLCYLAGAMDGYPSGHSYGLLTMMDVLYPSKELVCTLSPGADMERHRKLLAQLANLAETSEGLSVVVKTEENVREMERLAPYTRDYPVPEAGELFYLCVGHECMQPVPQLEQLIQKLREET is encoded by the coding sequence ATGGAACGGGAATCATTTGAAAATGAGGTGATTGCGGAAATCCTGAACAGGGAATATGTATGTGTTAAGGTGGACAGGGAGGAACGGCCGGATGTGGATTCTGTATACATGTCAGTGTGCCAGGCCATGAACGGACAGGGTGGCTGGCCGCTGACTATCATAATGACGCCGGACTGCAGGCCGTTTTTTTCCGGTACCTATTTTCCTCCGAGAGCCCTCTATGGAAGGCCGGGGCTGGAAGAACTGCTGACAGCGGCCGCAGATCAGTGGAAGGCGAAAAAAGATAAACTTCTGGACCAGGCAGGGCAGATAGAGAAATACTTAAGAAGCCAGGAACAGACAGGAAGATGGGCCGAGCCGGAGCTTGCGGCGGTGCATCAGGCATTCAGGCAGTTTGCGGACAGTTTTGACCGTAAAAACGGCGGTTTTGGAAGCGCGCCCAAGTTTCCCACGCCCCACAGCCTGATATTCCTGATGGAGTATGGCGCAAGGCAGAAGCGGCCGGAGGCATTGGCCATGGCGGAGACAACCCTGGTGCAGATGTACAGGGGCGGTATCTTTGACCACATTGGAGGCGGATTTTCCAGATATTCCACGGACGGACAGTGGCTGGTGCCCCATTTTGAGAAAATGCTCTACGACAACAGCCTGCTGGTCATGGCTTACATCAAAGCCTATGGACGCACCGGGCGGAAGATGTATGGATGTGTGGCGGGAAAGATTCTGGAATACGTCAGGCAGGAGCTTACGGATTCCCAGGGCGGCTTTTACTGCGGACAGGACGCGGACAGCGATGGTGTGGAAGGAAAATACTATGTGTTTACCCAGGAGGAGATAAGGGCGGTACTGGGAGAGAAAGCGGGCAGGGACTTTTGCCGGCAATACGGAATTACAAGGCATGGTAATTTTGAAGGAAGGAGCATACCCAACCTGCTGGAAAATGAGAATTACGAGGAGATTTGTGAGGAACCATGGGGCGGTGATGACCATGGCGGCAATGTCTGTCATGGCGTCCGTAACAGCTTTGGCGGCAGAAAAAATGAGGACTGCAAAAAACTGTATCAATACCGGCTTGACCGCGCCAGGCTTCATAAGGACGACAAGATACTGGTTTCCTGGAACGGATGGATGATTTGTGCATGCGCAATGGCAGGAGCTGTGCTGGGGGAAAAGCGGTATGTGGATATGGCTGTCAGGGCAGAAGCATTTATAAACAGCCGCCTTGTGAAGGACGGGCGTCTGATGGTGCGCTACCGTGACGGAGATGCCGCAGGTGAGGGAAAGCTGGATGACTATGCCTGCTATAGTCTTGCATTGCTGGAGCTGTACCGGGTGACATTCCAGGCTGATTATCTGAAACGGGCGGCTGCCTGGGCGGAGATAATGACAGAACAGTTCTTTGACCGGGAACGCGGGGGATTTTATCTGTATGCTGAGGACGGGGAACAGCTTATTGTGAGGACAAAGGAGACCTATGACGGCGCCATGCCGTCCGGGAATTCCGTGGCAGCTCAGGTACTGCACCGGCTGACCCAAATTACCGGCGAGGTCAAATGGCAGAAGGTGCTGGAGAAACAGCTCTGTTACCTGGCAGGCGCCATGGACGGATATCCTTCTGGGCACAGCTATGGGCTTCTGACCATGATGGATGTGCTGTATCCCTCTAAGGAACTGGTGTGTACGCTGTCGCCTGGCGCTGACATGGAAAGGCACAGGAAGCTGCTTGCTCAGCTCGCAAACCTGGCCGAAACGTCAGAGGGGCTGTCTGTGGTGGTAAAAACAGAGGAAAATGTACGGGAAATGGAGCGTCTGGCACCCTATACAAGAGATTATCCGGTGCCTGAGGCCGGAGAATTATTTTACCTCTGTGTGGGGCATGAATGTATGCAGCCGGTACCGCAGCTTGAACAGCTGATTCAGAAACTGCGGGAAGAGACGTGA
- a CDS encoding AraC family transcriptional regulator — protein sequence MINVSGHLRNERRTTGFADYSSPLSINCCGMQIFKTKDYSQNRSAGRVDYQLIYIHKGAGHYYLNKEWKALGAGNILLFQPQEPQTYSYFAKDHPEIYWIHFTGYDCKNIIKKYNLHNFYIGEHPLLKTLFQETIMELQLKKTFWEDVVLSNFLQILAIIARAHQQILSPLGNDFSIDCLVMQLNQKYKENWNVQLMAQYCKLSVGYFSHIFKKRMGVAPMRYLTELRVNKAKELIATNTMNLSTIAPLVGYSDPLYFSRVFKKTTGIPPTEFQQSLLTSNTPEWWPDR from the coding sequence ATGATAAATGTTTCAGGTCACCTAAGAAACGAAAGACGCACAACCGGCTTCGCAGACTACTCTAGTCCACTGTCTATCAACTGTTGTGGAATGCAGATTTTCAAAACAAAAGATTACTCTCAGAACCGTTCCGCAGGCAGAGTCGATTATCAGCTCATATATATCCACAAGGGGGCCGGACACTATTATCTAAATAAGGAATGGAAAGCATTGGGGGCTGGAAATATTCTTCTCTTTCAACCGCAAGAACCCCAAACCTATTCCTATTTCGCCAAAGACCATCCCGAAATTTACTGGATTCATTTCACCGGCTATGACTGTAAGAATATCATTAAGAAGTATAACCTCCATAACTTTTATATTGGAGAACACCCCCTGTTAAAAACCCTTTTCCAAGAGACTATCATGGAATTACAACTGAAAAAGACATTTTGGGAAGATGTTGTTTTAAGCAATTTTCTTCAAATACTTGCTATCATAGCCCGGGCACATCAACAGATTCTTTCTCCTTTAGGAAATGACTTTTCTATCGATTGCCTCGTTATGCAGCTTAATCAAAAGTACAAAGAAAACTGGAATGTACAGTTAATGGCTCAATACTGCAAATTAAGTGTGGGATATTTTTCTCACATATTTAAAAAACGTATGGGAGTCGCACCTATGCGTTATCTGACCGAACTTCGAGTCAACAAAGCAAAAGAACTCATAGCTACCAATACAATGAACTTGTCCACCATTGCCCCCTTAGTAGGTTACTCTGATCCTCTTTATTTCAGCCGGGTATTTAAAAAGACTACCGGAATTCCTCCAACAGAATTCCAGCAGTCCTTGCTTACTTCCAATACCCCTGAGTGGTGGCCCGATAGATAA
- a CDS encoding site-specific integrase, with amino-acid sequence MAVRGKEVRRRECTEKLLLSKVEYGVCYGYVKHCRTILKDLILFFDAIGIHAPEEVSYTHLERFINSLVGWSASTVRSRISLVRMYFRFLFLNGDIKEPSTSWPALRGYPGTEAFRH; translated from the coding sequence ATGGCTGTCCGGGGAAAGGAAGTGCGGCGCCGGGAGTGTACCGAAAAACTCCTCCTCTCAAAAGTGGAGTATGGCGTGTGTTATGGATATGTGAAGCATTGTAGAACAATTCTCAAAGATCTTATCCTTTTCTTTGACGCAATCGGTATCCATGCTCCGGAAGAAGTAAGTTACACCCATTTAGAGCGGTTCATCAATTCACTGGTTGGCTGGTCCGCTTCCACAGTACGCAGCAGAATCAGCCTGGTACGCATGTACTTTCGTTTCCTTTTCCTAAACGGCGATATCAAGGAACCGAGCACGTCTTGGCCTGCGCTTAGGGGATATCCGGGAACTGAAGCTTTCAGACATTGA
- a CDS encoding HEPN domain-containing protein, whose protein sequence is MSPNSGNPRDLALHRLTVAKEDLATAKDDFIGKHFRAANNRAYYSIYHSITAVLALEQVAFKRHKDTIAYFNKEYVKTEKFSRQLGRRIGRAQEIRHASDYDEFYIASVEEAQEQIDAAELVLNAVEQYVSSFGK, encoded by the coding sequence ATGTCGCCCAATAGTGGTAATCCCAGGGACCTTGCTCTTCACCGTCTTACAGTTGCAAAGGAGGATTTGGCAACTGCAAAGGATGATTTTATCGGCAAGCATTTCAGAGCAGCTAATAACAGGGCGTATTATTCAATCTATCACTCAATTACAGCAGTATTAGCCTTGGAGCAGGTTGCTTTTAAGCGGCATAAGGACACAATTGCATATTTTAATAAAGAATACGTCAAGACAGAGAAATTTTCCAGACAGCTCGGCCGCAGGATTGGCAGGGCCCAGGAGATTCGTCACGCCAGTGATTATGACGAGTTCTATATCGCCTCCGTTGAAGAAGCCCAGGAACAAATTGACGCTGCCGAGTTAGTATTGAACGCAGTGGAGCAGTATGTGTCTTCCTTTGGAAAATAG
- a CDS encoding carbohydrate ABC transporter permease: protein MESNTIELELRVQKRKRKDKLVLNAWCWLFMAAAVIFYILFQGYPIVCSIVYSLLDWSGLTRTARFVGLSNYKELLTDKLFWNAFLNSIKYTVMIVPLELAVSLILAYLLNDEKLKGRGVYRTMYFIPVVTTASVVGIIMIFIMGVQGPVNHILMSFHLLRKPINFLGNAAWAMPSLVLISLWKDCGTYMIYWLAGLQGISKDVYEAATVDGANRVQMFIHIVLPLIAPVGGVIATLCVINSLKVFDIVKTMTEGGPYYATDVIATYVYRSAFSSEIGMPRLGYASAAALFFGAVVIVVGVILNGVKVHLDKKN, encoded by the coding sequence ATGGAATCGAACACAATAGAGCTTGAATTAAGAGTTCAGAAGAGAAAAAGAAAAGATAAGTTAGTGTTAAATGCGTGGTGCTGGCTTTTTATGGCTGCGGCGGTTATCTTTTATATTCTATTTCAGGGTTATCCGATTGTCTGCAGTATTGTGTATTCGTTGCTTGACTGGTCGGGATTAACACGGACAGCACGATTTGTGGGGTTGTCAAATTATAAGGAATTGCTTACAGATAAGCTGTTTTGGAATGCTTTTTTAAATAGTATTAAATATACAGTTATGATTGTTCCGTTGGAATTGGCCGTATCGCTTATTCTTGCTTATTTGCTTAACGATGAGAAATTAAAGGGTCGTGGAGTTTACCGTACCATGTATTTTATTCCTGTTGTTACTACGGCATCTGTGGTTGGTATTATCATGATTTTTATTATGGGAGTGCAGGGACCGGTTAATCACATTTTAATGAGCTTTCATCTTTTGAGGAAACCAATTAATTTTCTTGGAAATGCTGCTTGGGCAATGCCGTCGTTAGTGCTGATTTCGCTTTGGAAAGATTGCGGAACATACATGATTTATTGGCTTGCAGGCCTGCAAGGTATTTCAAAGGATGTATATGAAGCGGCGACAGTAGATGGAGCAAATCGGGTACAGATGTTTATTCATATTGTCCTTCCTTTGATTGCTCCGGTAGGGGGAGTGATAGCAACTTTATGTGTAATCAATTCTTTGAAGGTTTTCGATATTGTAAAAACAATGACAGAAGGTGGACCTTATTATGCAACGGATGTAATTGCAACTTATGTTTATCGCTCTGCATTTTCAAGTGAAATCGGGATGCCAAGGCTGGGATATGCCAGCGCTGCAGCACTTTTCTTCGGAGCAGTGGTAATTGTTGTGGGTGTGATTTTGAATGGAGTCAAAGTACATCTAGATAAGAAAAATTGA
- a CDS encoding sporulation initiation factor Spo0A C-terminal domain-containing protein yields the protein MEMPHKPVFDSSEIHTILTLLGADLHYVGYRYTEYALMLMKEDEERIHSVTKCLYPEIAKRYQTSCNSVERNIRTLSQVAWRSQPRLLQKLAGHTLDRRPTSSQFLAILFAYLSRTGNQEIKV from the coding sequence ATGGAGATGCCGCATAAACCCGTATTTGATTCTTCAGAAATACATACGATACTGACACTTCTTGGAGCAGACTTGCATTATGTCGGATATCGCTATACAGAGTACGCTCTTATGCTTATGAAAGAAGATGAGGAGCGCATACATTCTGTTACTAAATGTCTATATCCTGAAATCGCGAAACGGTATCAAACATCATGTAATTCTGTAGAACGAAATATTAGGACTTTATCGCAGGTAGCATGGAGATCGCAGCCACGCCTCCTTCAAAAATTGGCCGGTCATACACTTGATAGAAGGCCAACCTCTAGTCAATTTCTTGCAATACTTTTTGCGTATCTTAGCAGAACAGGCAATCAGGAAATTAAAGTTTAA
- a CDS encoding sulfatase-like hydrolase/transferase has protein sequence MKRQCIFLMTDTTRKDMVGCYGNPKMKTPNLDRLAEEGIRYENAYTCQPVCGPARSAIFTGTFPHTNGMVTNSIAMGDNIKTIGQRLSDNNIECGYIGKWHLDGSDYFGNGHCPEGWNPDYWYDMKTYLDELSDEDKVKSRDSKESYKIDFSEKFTYAYRCSERAIKYLETYKDKDFFLSVSYDEPHGPSLCPAPFNHMYDGFKFDDCPNFQDDLSKKPFMQRLWAGKKLHAAKDEINKSSDGLSLFLGCNSFVDYEIGRVLDKIKEVAPDAMVIFTSDHGDMLGAHRLFSKNAAAYKEVANIPLIIKGGASGCVEDAMASHIDIVPTIMDYFGLPIPKLLEGKSMLPQIYDTSKEINDVVYTEFTRYEIDHDGFGGLQIMRAAISKRYKLVIHLLDSDEFYDLEKDKYEMNNLINDENYAEARNAMHERLIEHMNNTRDLYRGYQWRMRPWRKDFVPDWDNEGYTRQRENEEYEPRQLDYDTGLPMESATRKKKL, from the coding sequence GTGAAAAGACAATGTATTTTTTTGATGACAGACACAACCAGGAAAGATATGGTTGGCTGTTATGGTAATCCAAAGATGAAAACACCGAATTTGGACCGTTTGGCTGAAGAGGGAATCCGTTACGAGAATGCATATACCTGTCAGCCGGTATGCGGCCCGGCCAGAAGTGCAATCTTTACAGGGACGTTTCCGCATACAAACGGCATGGTAACCAATAGTATCGCTATGGGAGATAATATAAAGACGATAGGTCAGAGACTTAGTGATAATAATATTGAATGTGGCTATATTGGGAAATGGCATCTGGACGGTTCGGATTATTTTGGAAACGGACATTGCCCGGAAGGTTGGAATCCAGACTACTGGTATGACATGAAAACATATTTAGATGAGTTGAGTGATGAAGATAAAGTAAAATCCAGAGATTCGAAAGAATCATATAAAATAGACTTTTCAGAAAAGTTTACTTACGCATATCGGTGCTCAGAGCGTGCAATTAAATATCTGGAGACATATAAAGATAAGGACTTCTTTCTGAGTGTGTCCTATGATGAGCCTCATGGTCCATCCCTCTGCCCGGCTCCGTTTAATCACATGTATGATGGATTTAAGTTTGATGATTGTCCGAATTTTCAGGATGACCTTTCTAAGAAACCATTTATGCAGCGTCTTTGGGCAGGAAAAAAACTGCATGCCGCAAAAGACGAGATTAATAAGTCTTCTGATGGCCTATCTTTATTCCTGGGCTGTAATTCTTTTGTGGATTATGAGATTGGACGGGTACTCGATAAGATTAAAGAGGTAGCGCCGGATGCAATGGTAATCTTTACATCTGACCATGGAGATATGCTTGGGGCACATAGATTGTTCTCAAAAAATGCGGCAGCGTACAAAGAAGTAGCAAACATCCCGTTAATCATCAAGGGGGGTGCAAGTGGGTGCGTGGAAGATGCAATGGCATCCCATATTGATATTGTTCCGACCATAATGGATTATTTTGGACTTCCTATTCCAAAGCTGCTGGAAGGTAAAAGCATGCTTCCGCAGATTTATGATACATCCAAAGAAATCAATGATGTGGTATATACAGAGTTTACCAGATATGAGATTGACCATGATGGGTTCGGCGGGCTGCAGATTATGAGAGCAGCAATATCCAAACGATATAAGCTGGTGATTCATCTGCTGGACAGTGATGAGTTCTATGACTTGGAAAAAGATAAATATGAGATGAATAACCTGATTAACGATGAAAATTATGCAGAGGCCAGAAATGCCATGCATGAAAGATTGATTGAACATATGAATAACACCAGAGATTTATACAGGGGTTATCAGTGGCGCATGCGGCCATGGAGGAAAGATTTTGTACCAGACTGGGATAATGAGGGGTATACAAGACAGAGAGAGAATGAAGAATATGAGCCTCGGCAATTGGATTATGATACGGGACTTCCGATGGAATCCGCAACCAGGAAAAAGAAGTTATAG
- a CDS encoding nucleotidyltransferase domain-containing protein: MQSQTQDVLFQYVNRIHEIYGSELKAVILYGSYARGDYTESSDIDIMILVDSTEDTIKQKGRMVSDITFDFNLDHDIMIMPIVKNVNHFQYWLPADPFYKNVKNEGVELYVAQ, encoded by the coding sequence TTGCAAAGCCAGACTCAAGATGTGCTTTTTCAGTATGTGAATAGAATACATGAGATATATGGGAGTGAATTAAAGGCCGTTATTTTGTATGGTTCCTATGCAAGGGGAGATTATACCGAATCCTCAGATATAGATATTATGATTCTGGTGGATTCAACGGAGGATACCATAAAACAGAAAGGGCGTATGGTTTCTGATATAACCTTTGATTTTAATCTGGACCATGACATTATGATTATGCCGATTGTAAAAAATGTAAATCATTTCCAGTACTGGCTTCCGGCTGACCCTTTTTATAAGAATGTGAAAAATGAGGGGGTCGAATTGTATGTCGCCCAATAG